One region of Esox lucius isolate fEsoLuc1 chromosome 17, fEsoLuc1.pri, whole genome shotgun sequence genomic DNA includes:
- the LOC109616791 gene encoding sporozoite surface protein 2-like has product MKLKPDGADRFPPLNRAPLKQASTEASSSNSSARPSLCHLPQAFAEERHTKELSLADVLKKPKVLPDSWSGSPNSSHQPEVMRPGMGRAEDTPLRSTGQSVRPVGWIQNKVQTFRPEVHQQCPSRRLIPLGRIHDEVQHPDPELTEGRNHRSNTRLPVIPVSRNQDEVQPSKPEVTNYTKPPHATRLPVIPVSRNQDEVQPSKPEVTKVTKPSHATRLPVIPVSRNQDEAQSSKPEVTKDTKPSHATGLPVIPVSRNQDEVQSSKPEVTKDTKPPHATRLPVIPVSRNQDEVQPSKPEVTKDTKPSHATRLPVIPVSQNQDEVQPSKPEVTKVTKPSHATGLPVIPVSRNQDEVQPSKPEVTKVTKPSHAIGLPVIPVSRNQDEVQPSKPEVTKVTKPSHAIGLPVIPVSRNQDEVQPSKPEVTKDTKPPHATGLPVIPFVSMPENTQPSKPKGRPTNRQSTNKRKLKASKPVVPTVPDSQPIRTVNLDCQEAPPTNQVVPEEPCIFNNVYVVSMPEAGQPVEAYARTMNQPKEIPRPMISVNTGPLLARRAQRNSLHGHMAPKPPVGPRPKMFPSIAQGNMSLVEAKSSEMNHKKGAKGLRDLQSSSQAQRFVPLNVEVTMTSSRRVKSAGPSKQLLQLWDEDDVLATDTLRRTEHMCPTYEQEERSGGAGRMVTPRGPSDIPFRPRTAASNFLGRHRIMRPKEH; this is encoded by the exons ATGAAGCTGAAGCCTGATGGTGCCGATAGGTTCCCTCCTTTAAACAGGGCGCCGCTGAAACAGGCCTCGACGGAGGCCTCCTCCTCCAACTCCTCAGCCCGGCCTTCCCTGTGTCATCTCCCTCAGGCCTTTGCTGAAGAGCGACATACAAAGGAACTCTCCTTGGCTGACGTGTTAAAGAAGCCAAAGGTGTTACCTGATTCCTGGTCCGGCAGCCCAAACAGTTCACACCAGCCTGAGGTGATGAGGCCTGGAATGGGTAGAGCGGAGGACACGCCTTTGCGCAGCACCGGACAGTCGGTTCGTCCTGTTGGTTGGATCCAGAACAAGGTCCAGACTTTCCGACCAGAGGTGCACCAGCAATGCCCCAGTAGACGACTTATCCCTCTTGGCCGGATACATGACGAGGTCCAGCACCCTGATCCAGAGCTTACAGAAGGTAGGAACCATCGAAGCAACACTAGGCTGCCTGTTATCCCTGTTAGCCGGAATCAGGATGAGGTCCAGCCTTCAAAACCTGAGGTGACAAATTATACCAAACCTCCACACGCCACTAGGCTGCCTGTTATCCCTGTTAGCCGGAATCAGGATGAGGTCCAGCCTTCAAAACCTGAGGTGACAAAGGTTACCAAACCTTCACACGCCACTAGGCTGCCTGTTATCCCCGTTAGCCGGAATCAGGATGAAGCCCAGTCTTCAAAACCTGAGGTGACAAAGGATACCAAACCTTCACACGCCACTGGGCTGCCTGTTATCCCCGTTAGCCGGAATCAGGATGAGGTCCAGTCTTCAAAACCTGAGGTGACAAAGGATACCAAACCTCCACACGCCACTAGGCTGCCTGTTATCCCCGTTAGCCGGAATCAGGATGAGGTCCAGCCTTCAAAACCTGAGGTGACAAAGGATACCAAACCTTCACACGCCACTAGGCTGCCTGTTATCCCCGTTAGCCAGAATCAGGATGAGGTCCAGCCTTCAAAACCGGAGGTGACAAAGGTTACCAAACCTTCACACGCCACTGGGCTGCCTGTTATCCCCGTTAGCCGGAATCAGGATGAGGTCCAGCCTTCAAAACCTGAGGTAACAAAGGTTACCAAACCTTCACACGCCATTGGGCTGCCTGTTATCCCTGTTAGCCGGAATCAGGATGAGGTCCAGCCTTCAAAACCTGAGGTGACAAAGGTTACCAAACCTTCACATGCCATTGGGCTGCCTGTTATCCCTGTTAGCCGGAATCAGGATGAGGTCCAGCCTTCAAAACCTGAGGTGACAAAGGATACCAAACCTCCACACGCCACTGGGCTGCCTGTTATCCCTTTTGTCTCGATGCCGGAGAATACCCAGCCCTCCAAACCCAAGGGAAGGCCCACCAACCGTCAATCAACTAACAAAAGAAAGCTAAAGGCCAGCAAACCTGTGGTTCCTACTGTGCCCGATTCCCAGCCTATTAGGACAGTGAACTTGGACTGTCAAGAGGCTCCGCCCACCAATCAAGTGGTCCCGGAGGAGCCATGCATATTTAACAATGTGTACGTCGTGTCCATGCCGGAAGCCGGCCAGCCTGTGGAGGCTTATGCAAGGACCATGAACCAACCCAAGGAAATCCCCAGGCCCATGATCTCTGTCAACACTGGACCCCTGCTGGCCAGAAGAGCTCAGAGGAATTCCCTTCATGGGCACATGGCACCCAAACCACCAGTGGGCCCCCGGCCCAAAATGTTCCCTTCCATCGCCCAGGGCAACATGTCCTTGGTAGAGGCTAAGAGCTCCGAAATGAACCACAAGAAAG GTGCCAAAGGACTCAGAGACCTGCAGAGTTCCAGCCAGGCTCAGAGGTTTGTTCCTCTGAACGTCGAGGTGACCATGACGAGTTCCCGCCGGGTCAAGTCGGCTGGTCCCTCCAAGCAGCTTCTCCAGCTGTGGGATGAGGACGACGTGTTGGCCACTGATACCCTGAGGCGCACTGAGCATATGTGTCCCACGTATGAGCAGGAGGAGCGCAGCGGCGGGGCCGGCAGGATGGTGACCCCGAGGGGCCCGAGCGACATCCCTTTCAGACCAAGGACTGCCGCGTCTAATTTCCTGGGTAGACACAGGATCATGCGGCCAAAAGAGCATTAA
- the zmat1 gene encoding zinc finger matrin-type protein 1: MEEQSICAPLLAESDTKNNNNSHYNVASVSDADTVINTNNTNSSQIEGPRKSHPLKGLLTDSRCHVCEASLLFESQRVAHYEGKKHAQKVRLYLQAKKDEKLSKDPGGFQRGVPVHKDRFCELCSMVFSSPVVARSHYDGKVHAKNLRKQGVHPAAQTKDGCLRGPESTSPRPPQASGSDQGAGEAVGTAPADAPVRGVDLSDPDKHCRLCAASFNNPYMAQQHYVGRKHQRNHARQQLLKDLGGDPARATSFTCPVCNIELNSVEMYQSHMQGNKHQIKEKKVVDLCKSQKKVYDSFAEELADYIHVQKARGIAPNTSFGIMKGEQEGEGVANPSKTDGQNKTNSSLPPSSRPLLPVIPPPQPAPEFYPPHIWSPPYQAPPIQFGFRGNMYEQKTWGHTFPQPLPPGSTLTGLIGRPQPRGRADERSSSSASYTTSSPSCTSSSDSDCDHHYRERKRRKMRKERRAREEDSGDRKRRRGRRGGNNTEGRGGREPDVEEERGRRRRKRQHRRSRSHGEGSRAKRRKEGESEGAKEDKELNTEERVGGEGEETEVYMQAEIQEGTKESYEVRETRAKHRKDKKRMKEKVDTRTEEEKLWDESIIGL; the protein is encoded by the exons ATGGAGGAGCAAAGTATCTGTGCCCCGCTGCTGGCGGAGTCAGAtactaaaaataacaataattctCATTATAACGTGGCTTCTGTATCAGATGCTGACACAGTAATAAACACTAATAATACCAATAGTTCACAGATTGAAG GCCCGAGGAAAAGCCACCCCCTGAAGGGACTGCTGACGGACAGCCGCTGCCATGTGTGTGAGGCATCGTTGCTGTTCGAGTCTCAGAGGGTGGCTCACTACGAG GGAAAGAAGCATGCCCAGAAAGTGCGGCTCTACCTGCAGGCTAAGAAAGATGAGAAACTAAGTAAGGACCCGGGTGGCTTCCAG AGAGGTGTCCCTGTGCACAAGGACCGCTTCTGTGAGCTGTGCAGCATGGTGTTCAGTTCCCCGGTGGTGGCGCGCTCGCACTACGACGGCAAGGTCCATGCCAAGAACCTGAGGAAACAGGGCGTCCATCCCGCCGCCCAGACAAAAG ACGGTTGCCTGAGGGGCCCAGAGTCGACCAGCCCGAGGCCGCCGCAGGCCTCCGGCTCTGACCAGGGAGCCGGCGAGGCGGTGGGCACGGCGCCCGCGGACGCCCCAGTCCGCGGCGTGGACCTCAGCGACCCGGACAAACACTGTCGCCTGTGTGCCGCCTCCTTCAACAACCCCTACATGGCCCAGCAGCACTACGTGGGCCGCAAACACCAGAGGAACCACGCCCGCCAGCAGCTGCTCAAAGACCTGGGCGGGGACCCGGCGCGAG CCACGTCTTTCACATGTCCGGTGTGTAACATCGAGCTCAACTCTGTGGAGATGTACCAGTCTCACATGCAAGGAAACAAGCACCAGATCAA GGAGAAGAAGGTTGTTGACCTGTGCAAGTCTCAGAAGAAGGTGTATGACTCGTTTGCAGAGGAGTTGGCTGACTACATCCACGTGCAGAAGGCCCGTGGGATAGCCCCCAACACCAGCTTTGGGATAATGAagggagagcaggagggagaAGGAGTAGCCAACCCCAGCAAGACTGACGGGCAAAACAAAACCAACTCCAgccttcctccttcctcccgGCCTCTTCTTCCTGTCATCCCTCCTCCCCAGCCTGCTCCTGAATTTTATCCTCCTCACATTTGGTCCCCACCCTATCAGGCTCCTCCCATTCAATTTGGCTTCAGGGGGAACATGTATGAGCAGAAAACCTGGGGCCACACCTTCCCTCAGCCACTACCCCCTGGGTCCACTCTGACAGGCCTAATTGGCCGGCCTCAGCCCAGGGGCAGGGCCGACGAACGTTCAAGCTCCTCCGCTTCCTACAcaacctcctctccttcctgcACCAGCAGCAGCGACAGTGATTGTGACCACCACTAccgggagaggaagaggaggaagatgagaaaGGAAAGGAGGGCAAGAGAGGAAGACTCaggggacaggaagaggaggagggggaggaggggaggcaATAATacagaagggagaggaggaagagagccTGACgttgaggaagagagggggagaaggaggagaaaaagacagCACAGGAGGAGCAGGAGTCACGGGGAGGGGAGCAGGGCTAAAAGACGCAAGGAAGGGGAATCCGAAGGAGCAAAGGAGGACAAAGAACTGAATACAGAGGAGAGGGTtggtggggaaggagaagagacagaggtaTATATGCAGGCCGAGATACAGGAAGGGACAAAGGAGTCCTACGAGGTCAGGGAGACCAGGGCCAAACACAGGAAAGACAAGAAGAGGATGAAGGAGAAAGTGGACAccaggacagaggaggagaagttATGGGATGAGTCCATCATAGGCTTGTAA
- the gnrh2 gene encoding progonadoliberin-2, with product MASGARLVLMLGLLLCLGAQLSSSQHWSHGWYPGGKRELDSFATSEISEEIKLCEAGECSYLIPQRRNILKSILLDALAREFQKRK from the exons ATGGCAAGTGGGGCTAGGCTGGTGCTGATGTTGGGGTTACTGCTGTGCCTGGGAGCACAGCTGTCCTCCTCACAGCACTGGTCCCATGGTTGGTATCCCGGAGGCAAGCGGGAGCTGGACTCATTTGCCACCTCTGAG ATTTCAGAAGAGATTAAACTCTGTGAGGCAGGAGAATGCAGCTACCTGATTCCCCAGCGGAGGAACATCCTTAAGAGCATCCTT TTGGATGCCCTGGCCAGAGAATTTCAGAAGAGAAAATAA